One genomic window of Tatumella citrea includes the following:
- the atpG gene encoding F0F1 ATP synthase subunit gamma produces MAGAKEIRSKIGSVKNTQKITKAMEMVAASKMRKTQERMAASRPYAETIRKVIGHLALGNLEYKHPYLEERDVKRVGYLVVSTDRGLCGGLNINLFKKLLADMKAWSDKGVQSDLAIIGSKGLSFFGAAGANIVAQVNGLGDKPALSDLIGPVKVMLQAYDEGRIDKLYVVSNKFNNTMSQTPTLNQLLPLPPAENDEELKKKTWDYLYEPDPKALLDTLLRRYVESQVYQGVVENLASEQAARMVAMKAATDNGGELIKELQLVYNKARQASITQELTEIVSGASAV; encoded by the coding sequence ATGGCCGGCGCAAAAGAAATACGTAGTAAGATCGGCAGCGTAAAAAATACGCAGAAGATCACCAAAGCGATGGAAATGGTCGCCGCCTCCAAAATGCGTAAAACGCAGGAACGCATGGCGGCCAGCCGTCCGTATGCAGAAACCATTCGCAAAGTGATTGGTCACTTAGCGTTAGGTAATCTGGAATACAAGCACCCTTACCTGGAAGAGCGTGACGTTAAGCGCGTCGGCTATCTGGTCGTTTCTACCGACCGCGGGCTTTGTGGTGGTTTGAACATTAACCTGTTCAAAAAATTGCTGGCAGATATGAAAGCATGGTCCGATAAAGGTGTTCAGAGTGATCTGGCCATTATTGGTTCCAAAGGCCTGTCTTTCTTCGGTGCTGCAGGGGCAAATATTGTGGCTCAGGTCAACGGTTTAGGTGATAAGCCTGCTCTGTCTGATTTGATTGGCCCGGTAAAAGTCATGCTGCAAGCCTACGACGAAGGCCGGATCGACAAGCTTTATGTCGTCAGTAACAAATTTAACAACACCATGTCCCAGACTCCGACTCTCAATCAGCTGCTGCCATTACCGCCAGCAGAAAATGATGAAGAGTTGAAGAAGAAAACATGGGATTACCTGTACGAACCCGATCCGAAAGCGCTGCTGGATACTCTGCTGCGTCGTTATGTCGAGTCTCAGGTTTATCAGGGTGTTGTAGAGAACCTGGCCAGCGAGCAGGCAGCACGTATGGTGGCGATGAAAGCCGCAACCGATAACGGTGGCGAGCTGATCAAAGAGCTTCAGTTGGTTTACAACAAAGCCCGCCAGGCCAGCATCACCCAGGAACTTACCGAGATCGTCTCGGGGGCCTCCGCGGTTTAA
- a CDS encoding ABC transporter substrate-binding protein, with the protein MKKIASLSVLLLLSGFSQWASAEQTLRFGVDPTFPPFESKASNGQLQGFDIDLGNAICAQAKVKCQWVEMGFDGSIPALQAKKFDAILSAMSMTEKRQQQVAFSNMLYNTPSALLTPAGSKLTADISTLRGKTIGVAQGTIQETYAKTKWASQGVNVVSYANQMEVYPDLVAGRLDASVANAVSAEQGFLGTPEGKGFVIKAMLTDKAVLGNGVGIAVRKGDVAELKLINDALAELHANGTYDRLTKKYFKFKVYP; encoded by the coding sequence ATGAAAAAAATAGCCTCCCTGAGCGTATTACTTTTGCTGAGCGGATTCAGCCAGTGGGCGAGTGCAGAGCAGACCCTGCGCTTTGGTGTAGATCCCACTTTTCCTCCCTTCGAATCAAAAGCCAGCAATGGCCAGTTACAGGGCTTTGATATTGATCTGGGCAATGCCATTTGCGCACAGGCCAAAGTGAAATGCCAGTGGGTAGAGATGGGATTTGATGGCAGTATCCCTGCCTTACAGGCGAAAAAGTTTGATGCTATTTTGTCGGCGATGTCGATGACAGAAAAACGCCAACAGCAGGTAGCATTCAGCAATATGTTATACAACACCCCCAGTGCGTTACTCACCCCTGCGGGCAGCAAACTTACCGCTGATATTTCAACGCTGCGCGGAAAAACCATTGGTGTGGCACAAGGTACAATTCAGGAAACCTATGCCAAAACGAAATGGGCCTCTCAGGGTGTCAATGTGGTGTCGTACGCCAATCAAATGGAAGTTTATCCGGATTTAGTTGCTGGCCGGCTGGATGCCAGCGTGGCAAATGCAGTTTCAGCCGAACAGGGATTCCTGGGTACCCCTGAAGGGAAAGGTTTTGTGATTAAAGCCATGCTGACAGACAAGGCTGTGCTGGGTAACGGAGTAGGGATCGCGGTGCGCAAAGGCGACGTTGCTGAACTGAAACTGATTAACGATGCACTGGCAGAGCTGCATGCAAATGGCACCTATGATCGCCTGACGAAAAAATACTTTAAATTTAAAGTCTATCCGTAA
- the glmS gene encoding glutamine--fructose-6-phosphate transaminase (isomerizing), translating into MCGIVGAVAQRDIAEILLEGLRRLEYRGYDSAGLAVVNKPGEIIRLRRLGKVQALVDAAEQQPLPGGTGIAHTRWATHGEPSEENAHPHVSGNIVLVHNGIIENHEELRVRVLELGYRFTSETDTEVVAHLINDEQKRGGSLCEIVQRVIKQLRGAYGMVIMDSNDPSVLVAARSGSPLVIGCGVGENFIASDQLALLPVTRRFIYLEEGDVAEVTRRSVTIYANGKVVSRPEIESSAQYDAGDKGLYRHYMQKEIYEQPMAVKSTLQGRFHQGVVDLEELGPDAEAMLGKVEHIQIVACGTSYNSGLVSRYWFESLAGIPCDVEIASEFRYRKPAVRKNSLLITLSQSGETADTLGALRLSKQLGFLGSLAICNVAASSLVRESDLALMTRAGVEIGVASTKAFTTQLTVLLMLVAQMARLNGKPEQVEHDIVHALQALPSRIEQILSHDKQIEALAEGFSDKHHALFLGRGDQYPIAMEGALKLKEISYIHAEAYAAGELKHGPLALIDADMPVIIIAPNNELLEKLKSNIEEVRARGGLLYVFADQDAGFTDSPNMKIVQLPHVEEVLAPIFYTIPMQLLSYHIALIKGTDVDQPRNLAKSVTVE; encoded by the coding sequence ATGTGTGGAATAGTGGGTGCAGTTGCACAACGTGATATTGCGGAAATTCTGCTGGAAGGTTTACGCCGCCTGGAATACCGTGGCTATGACTCTGCCGGACTGGCAGTAGTTAATAAACCGGGCGAAATTATCCGCCTGCGTCGTTTAGGTAAAGTACAGGCGCTGGTGGATGCTGCAGAGCAGCAACCATTACCTGGTGGTACAGGTATTGCCCATACCCGTTGGGCGACTCATGGCGAACCTTCCGAAGAAAACGCACACCCCCATGTCTCCGGCAATATCGTGCTGGTGCACAACGGAATTATCGAGAACCACGAAGAACTGCGGGTCAGAGTCTTAGAACTTGGGTACAGGTTCACTTCAGAAACTGATACCGAAGTAGTCGCACATCTGATTAATGATGAGCAGAAGCGTGGCGGTTCACTGTGTGAAATTGTCCAGCGGGTGATTAAACAGCTCCGTGGTGCCTACGGTATGGTGATCATGGACAGTAATGATCCCTCTGTGCTGGTGGCTGCCCGTTCCGGAAGTCCACTGGTGATTGGTTGCGGTGTGGGTGAAAACTTTATTGCTTCTGATCAGCTGGCATTACTGCCGGTGACCCGCCGCTTTATCTACCTTGAAGAAGGGGATGTGGCTGAAGTTACCCGCCGTTCCGTAACCATTTACGCCAACGGTAAAGTGGTCTCTCGTCCGGAAATCGAATCTTCCGCACAGTACGATGCCGGCGATAAAGGCCTTTACCGTCATTACATGCAGAAAGAGATCTACGAACAGCCGATGGCGGTGAAAAGCACCCTGCAGGGGCGCTTTCATCAGGGTGTAGTTGATCTGGAAGAACTTGGGCCGGACGCAGAAGCTATGCTCGGCAAGGTTGAACATATTCAGATTGTTGCCTGCGGAACTTCTTATAATTCCGGGCTGGTATCCCGCTACTGGTTCGAATCGCTGGCTGGCATCCCGTGTGATGTCGAAATTGCTTCTGAATTCCGCTACCGTAAACCGGCGGTCAGAAAAAACAGCCTGCTGATTACCCTGTCTCAGTCAGGTGAAACTGCGGATACCCTTGGCGCGTTACGTTTGTCTAAGCAACTGGGCTTCCTGGGATCTCTGGCCATCTGTAACGTGGCGGCCTCTTCACTGGTACGTGAATCAGATTTAGCGCTGATGACGCGTGCCGGGGTTGAAATCGGTGTAGCCTCTACCAAAGCATTTACTACTCAGCTGACCGTGTTATTGATGCTGGTGGCGCAGATGGCAAGACTGAATGGTAAGCCGGAACAGGTTGAGCATGACATTGTTCATGCGTTACAGGCCCTGCCGAGCCGGATTGAGCAGATTCTGTCTCATGACAAACAGATTGAAGCTCTGGCCGAAGGTTTCTCTGATAAGCACCACGCACTGTTCCTTGGCCGTGGCGATCAGTACCCGATTGCGATGGAAGGGGCGCTGAAGCTGAAAGAGATTTCCTACATTCATGCTGAAGCTTACGCTGCTGGCGAACTGAAACACGGACCTCTGGCTCTGATTGATGCAGATATGCCGGTCATCATCATTGCGCCAAATAACGAATTGCTGGAAAAATTAAAATCCAACATCGAAGAAGTCCGCGCCCGTGGTGGTCTGCTGTATGTCTTTGCCGATCAGGATGCCGGTTTTACTGACAGCCCGAATATGAAAATCGTCCAGTTGCCACACGTTGAAGAAGTACTGGCGCCGATTTTCTACACCATTCCGATGCAGTTACTTTCTTATCATATCGCCCTGATTAAAGGGACCGATGTTGATCAGCCACGTAACCTGGCGAAATCGGTGACGGTGGAGTAA
- the glmU gene encoding bifunctional UDP-N-acetylglucosamine diphosphorylase/glucosamine-1-phosphate N-acetyltransferase GlmU — translation MADKQMSVVILAAGKGTRMYSDLPKVLHSLAGKPMVQHVIDAAKGLNAKNIHLVYGHGGELLKTTLNDPALHWVEQAEQLGTGHAMQQAAPWFAQDEDILMLYGDVPLISQQTLQRLREQKPEGGIGLLTVVLENPFGYGRIVRENGEITGIIEQKDASPEQLNITEINTGILVADSSDLQRWLAKLSNNNAQREYYITDIIAMAHQEGRRIVAVHPQNSSETEGVNNRQQLAALERIYQRETANKLLLAGVMLNDPTRFDLRGTLQHGRDVTIDINVILEGQVILGNGVTLGAGCVIKNSVIGDGCEISPYSVIEDATLEADCTVGPFARLRPGTSLAEQVHVGNFVEVKKAMLGKGTKAGHLSYLGDAEIGANVNIGAGTITCNYDGLNKSKTIIGDGVFVGSDSQFIAPVTVADGVTIAAGTTVMKDVNEESLVYNPKQQTEKTGWSRPAKK, via the coding sequence ATGGCAGATAAACAAATGAGTGTGGTTATCCTTGCAGCAGGCAAGGGAACACGAATGTATTCAGACCTTCCGAAAGTTCTCCATTCGCTGGCAGGCAAACCGATGGTGCAGCATGTGATTGATGCGGCTAAAGGGTTAAACGCGAAAAACATACATCTGGTGTATGGTCATGGCGGAGAGTTACTTAAAACCACCCTTAATGATCCTGCATTACACTGGGTTGAACAGGCCGAGCAGCTGGGAACTGGCCATGCTATGCAACAGGCGGCCCCCTGGTTTGCTCAGGATGAAGATATTCTGATGCTCTACGGAGATGTACCGCTGATTTCGCAACAAACGTTACAGCGGCTACGTGAGCAAAAACCGGAAGGTGGCATCGGATTGTTAACGGTAGTGCTGGAAAACCCGTTTGGCTACGGGCGTATCGTTCGTGAAAACGGAGAGATTACCGGGATTATTGAGCAAAAAGATGCCAGCCCTGAGCAACTCAACATTACTGAAATCAATACCGGTATTCTGGTGGCTGACAGCAGTGATCTGCAACGCTGGCTGGCAAAACTGAGCAATAACAATGCTCAGCGAGAATATTACATCACCGATATCATTGCTATGGCGCATCAGGAAGGCCGCCGTATCGTTGCCGTTCATCCACAAAATAGCAGCGAAACTGAAGGGGTGAACAACCGTCAGCAGTTGGCGGCGCTGGAACGTATTTACCAGCGTGAAACCGCGAACAAATTACTGCTGGCGGGTGTGATGCTTAATGATCCGACACGCTTTGATTTGCGAGGCACCCTGCAACATGGCCGTGATGTCACTATCGATATCAATGTGATTCTGGAAGGTCAGGTCATTCTGGGCAATGGTGTCACCCTCGGTGCCGGATGTGTGATCAAAAACAGTGTGATAGGTGATGGCTGCGAAATTAGCCCCTATTCAGTGATAGAAGATGCCACTCTGGAGGCAGACTGTACTGTGGGGCCGTTCGCCCGCCTTCGTCCCGGGACTTCTCTGGCAGAACAGGTACATGTCGGTAACTTCGTCGAAGTGAAGAAAGCGATGCTGGGCAAAGGTACCAAGGCCGGTCATTTAAGCTATCTGGGAGACGCGGAGATTGGCGCCAACGTGAATATCGGCGCCGGTACTATCACCTGCAACTATGACGGGCTGAATAAATCAAAAACCATCATCGGTGATGGTGTTTTTGTCGGCTCCGACAGCCAGTTTATTGCACCGGTAACTGTCGCTGATGGTGTGACCATTGCCGCCGGTACCACAGTGATGAAGGATGTAAACGAGGAGTCACTGGTTTATAATCCAAAGCAACAGACCGAAAAAACTGGCTGGTCACGGCCGGCAAAAAAATAA
- the atpD gene encoding F0F1 ATP synthase subunit beta, protein MAAGKIVQIIGAVVDVEFPQEAVPQVYNALEVENGNTPLVLEVQQQLGGGVVRTIAMGTSDGLKRGLKVTDLQKPIQVPVGKATLGRIMNVLGQPIDMKGELQNEDGSTVEVNSIHRAAPSYEELANSTELLETGIKVIDLICPFAKGGKVGLFGGAGVGKTVNMMELIRNIAIEHSGYSVFAGVGERTREGNDFYHEMTESNVLDKVALVYGQMNEPPGNRLRVALTGLTMAEKFRDEGRDVLLFVDNIYRYTLAGTEVSALLGRMPSAVGYQPTLAEEMGVLQERITSTKTGSITSVQAVYVPADDLTDPSPATTFAHLDSTVTLSRQIASLGIYPAVDPLDSTSRQLDPMVVGQEHYDVARGVQSLLQRYQELKDIIAILGMDELSEDDKLLVSRARKIQRFLSQPFFVAEIFTGAPGKYVSLKDTIRGFKGIMDGEFDHLPEQAFYMVGSIDEAVEKAKKL, encoded by the coding sequence ATGGCAGCTGGAAAGATTGTCCAGATTATCGGCGCCGTAGTTGACGTCGAGTTCCCTCAGGAAGCTGTACCACAGGTGTACAATGCTCTTGAGGTTGAAAACGGTAATACCCCTCTGGTGCTGGAAGTTCAGCAGCAGCTGGGCGGTGGTGTTGTTCGTACGATTGCAATGGGTACTTCTGACGGCCTGAAGCGTGGCCTTAAGGTGACCGATCTGCAGAAACCTATCCAGGTTCCGGTCGGTAAAGCGACTCTGGGTCGTATCATGAACGTTCTGGGTCAGCCAATCGATATGAAAGGTGAACTGCAGAACGAAGATGGTAGCACTGTTGAGGTTAACTCCATTCACCGTGCAGCACCAAGCTACGAAGAACTGGCTAACTCCACTGAACTGCTGGAAACCGGCATCAAGGTTATCGACCTGATCTGTCCGTTTGCTAAAGGTGGTAAAGTTGGTCTGTTCGGTGGTGCGGGTGTTGGTAAGACCGTAAACATGATGGAACTGATCCGTAACATCGCGATCGAGCACTCAGGTTACTCTGTATTCGCAGGGGTCGGTGAGCGTACTCGTGAAGGTAACGACTTCTATCATGAAATGACCGAGTCTAACGTTCTGGATAAAGTTGCTCTGGTTTATGGCCAGATGAACGAGCCACCAGGAAACCGTCTGCGTGTTGCGCTGACTGGTCTGACTATGGCTGAGAAATTCCGTGACGAAGGCCGTGATGTTCTGCTGTTCGTAGATAACATTTACCGTTATACCCTGGCCGGTACTGAAGTATCAGCTCTGCTGGGTCGTATGCCTTCTGCGGTAGGTTATCAGCCAACACTGGCAGAAGAGATGGGTGTGCTGCAGGAACGTATCACGTCAACCAAAACAGGTTCTATCACATCCGTACAGGCTGTGTATGTTCCTGCGGATGACCTTACTGACCCGTCTCCGGCAACTACCTTTGCTCACCTGGACTCAACAGTTACTCTGAGCCGTCAGATTGCGTCACTGGGTATTTACCCGGCTGTTGACCCGCTGGATTCAACCAGTCGTCAGCTGGACCCAATGGTGGTTGGCCAGGAGCACTACGATGTAGCTCGTGGCGTACAGTCTCTGTTACAGCGTTATCAGGAACTGAAAGACATCATCGCGATTCTGGGTATGGATGAACTGTCTGAAGACGACAAACTGCTGGTGTCTCGTGCACGTAAAATTCAGCGTTTCCTGTCTCAGCCATTCTTCGTCGCAGAGATCTTTACCGGTGCACCTGGTAAATACGTTTCTCTGAAAGACACCATCCGTGGCTTCAAAGGAATTATGGATGGTGAGTTTGACCATCTGCCTGAGCAAGCTTTCTACATGGTTGGTTCCATCGACGAAGCTGTAGAAAAAGCGAAGAAACTGTAA
- the atpA gene encoding F0F1 ATP synthase subunit alpha codes for MQLNSTEISELIKQRIAQFNVVSEAHNEGTIVSVSDGIIRINGLADVMQGEMIALPGNRYAIALNLERDSVGAVVMGPYMDLAEGMKVKCTGRILEVPVGRGLLGRVVNTLGEPIDGKGPVDNDGFSPVEVIAPGVIDRQSVDQPVQTGYKAVDAMIPVGRGQRELIIGDRQTGKTAMAIDAIINQRDSGIKCVYVAIGQKASTISNVVRKLEEHCALANTIVVVASASESAALQYLAPYAGCAMGEYFRDRGEDALIVYDDLSKQAVAYRQISLLLRRPPGREAFPGDVFYLHSRLLERASRVNADYVEAFTKGEVKGQTGSLTALPIIETQAGDVSAFVPTNVISITDGQIFLESNLFNSGIRPAVNPGISVSRVGGAAQTKIIKKLSGGIRTALAQYRELAAFSQFASDLDDATRKQLEHGQKVTELLKQKQYAPMSVAQQGLVLFAVERGYLGDVEVAKILSFESSLLAFADREHAELMQEINQAGNFNGEIEEKLKALLDSFKATQSW; via the coding sequence ATGCAACTGAATTCCACCGAAATCAGCGAACTGATCAAGCAGCGCATTGCTCAGTTCAATGTGGTGAGCGAAGCTCACAATGAAGGTACAATTGTTTCTGTAAGTGACGGTATCATCCGCATCAACGGCCTGGCCGATGTTATGCAGGGTGAAATGATTGCCCTGCCGGGTAACCGTTACGCTATCGCACTGAACCTCGAGCGTGACTCTGTAGGTGCAGTGGTTATGGGCCCATACATGGATCTTGCCGAAGGCATGAAAGTGAAATGTACTGGCCGTATTCTGGAAGTACCGGTTGGTCGTGGTCTGCTGGGGCGTGTTGTTAACACCCTGGGTGAGCCGATTGATGGTAAAGGTCCGGTCGACAATGATGGCTTCTCTCCTGTAGAAGTTATCGCGCCGGGCGTTATCGATCGTCAGTCTGTTGACCAGCCTGTTCAGACCGGTTACAAAGCTGTTGATGCCATGATCCCAGTAGGTCGTGGTCAGCGTGAGCTGATCATCGGTGACCGTCAGACCGGTAAAACCGCGATGGCTATCGATGCAATCATCAACCAGCGTGATTCCGGCATCAAATGTGTTTACGTTGCTATCGGTCAGAAAGCGTCCACTATCTCTAACGTGGTTCGTAAACTGGAAGAGCACTGCGCATTAGCAAACACCATCGTGGTGGTGGCTTCTGCTTCCGAATCTGCTGCCCTGCAATACCTGGCGCCTTATGCCGGTTGTGCGATGGGTGAATACTTCCGTGACCGTGGTGAAGATGCACTGATCGTGTACGATGACCTGTCTAAACAGGCTGTTGCTTACCGTCAGATTTCACTGCTGCTGCGTCGTCCGCCAGGACGTGAAGCTTTCCCTGGTGACGTTTTCTATCTCCACTCTCGTCTGCTGGAACGTGCATCACGCGTAAATGCTGATTACGTTGAAGCTTTCACCAAGGGTGAAGTGAAAGGTCAAACCGGTTCTCTGACAGCTCTGCCTATCATTGAAACTCAGGCGGGTGACGTTTCAGCGTTCGTTCCGACTAACGTAATTTCGATTACCGATGGTCAGATCTTCCTGGAATCTAACCTGTTTAACTCCGGTATCCGTCCTGCAGTTAACCCGGGGATCTCTGTATCCCGTGTGGGTGGTGCTGCACAGACTAAAATCATCAAGAAACTGTCCGGTGGTATCCGTACCGCTCTGGCACAGTACCGTGAACTGGCTGCATTCTCTCAGTTCGCTTCTGACCTTGATGATGCTACCCGTAAGCAACTGGAACACGGTCAGAAAGTTACTGAGCTGCTGAAGCAGAAACAGTATGCACCGATGTCTGTTGCTCAGCAGGGCCTGGTCCTGTTTGCGGTTGAGCGCGGTTACCTGGGTGATGTTGAGGTTGCTAAAATCCTCAGCTTTGAGTCTTCTCTGCTGGCGTTCGCTGATCGCGAACACGCTGAACTGATGCAGGAAATCAACCAAGCGGGTAACTTTAATGGCGAAATCGAAGAGAAGCTGAAAGCTCTGCTCGATTCGTTTAAAGCAACTCAGTCCTGGTAA
- a CDS encoding F0F1 ATP synthase subunit epsilon, giving the protein MAKSYRLDVVSAEQQMFAGNVQHIQVSGSEGELGIFHGHAPLLTAIKPGMVRIVKENNSEEFIYLSGGILEVQPTNVTVMADTAIRGEDLDEARALEAKRKAEDHMSKSHGDVDYAQASAELAKAIAKLRVIELTRKAM; this is encoded by the coding sequence ATGGCTAAGAGTTATCGCCTGGATGTTGTCAGTGCTGAACAGCAGATGTTCGCCGGTAATGTACAGCATATCCAGGTGTCAGGAAGCGAAGGTGAGCTTGGAATTTTCCACGGTCATGCCCCACTCCTGACTGCCATCAAACCTGGTATGGTTCGTATCGTCAAAGAGAATAACAGCGAAGAGTTTATCTATCTCTCCGGTGGCATTCTGGAAGTTCAGCCAACCAATGTGACGGTCATGGCAGATACTGCCATCCGTGGCGAGGACCTGGACGAAGCACGTGCTCTGGAAGCAAAACGTAAAGCAGAAGATCATATGAGTAAGAGCCACGGTGACGTGGATTACGCTCAGGCCTCTGCTGAACTGGCGAAAGCCATTGCGAAACTGCGCGTCATCGAACTGACCAGGAAAGCGATGTAA
- a CDS encoding trypsin-like serine peptidase, producing MNKILPLSVFFIVATHFAPSMAAPVKNAPQSSEYKEDNPIDKTVNINLINQSPKRNIKTWHLQINDASRISLVLNKVQLPPGSWLEVSDENGEQRTIYNNKIFYDGTQPQLITTPVNGTHLVIRLTLPKTSSATGNVIIDHYSYVPVDKTRKIIGTNQMKLSGCYKTINPTFYAKSLAVFVANGGGTGWNVAGGPYAITNHHVAGDARPASLAMKYNYQYPGCQSTDPMEDTLTIRSESIPVAGTGGSDDWAVMKADPLAYQEAGIRQIFGTLVINSDSEKNSLIGTPLYVPQHPWASQKRITSLDDNNAPCAIISGGDSKSVHHDCDTDGGSSGSPLLSQLDNRVVGLHRAGGNGYNAAVLGPYVYQQIKQLIPDANQAAAATEGEGKLMVREINQAPYLPTDPFDLQVNGPVKITALYAGRLQDQDDYTLFSAQVRTTDGNIVPAKIRLQEITPCGTGNLSTAEQCTTSGARSLKTEILASDNPDLTISTGWMTLQISDSTTNQRLHNLVMPLSFSSYDPFTSPFADDSGVKNYILTEKSVLTTDKITMASNFGFVAVNDGQGPLTTMSGGTGYSKVKVPVKDEQGNVSVIHLRANRKTSCSPALRPMNSTTGCGDVKPAALVMSYLPEDNPQLAAGHYQGIFPVEAQRDDLQQPVLIHIDITR from the coding sequence ATGAACAAGATACTGCCTCTCAGCGTTTTTTTTATTGTAGCTACCCATTTTGCCCCCTCAATGGCTGCTCCTGTAAAAAATGCTCCTCAATCCTCTGAATACAAAGAAGACAACCCCATCGATAAAACGGTGAATATAAACCTTATTAATCAGTCACCTAAGAGAAATATTAAAACATGGCATTTGCAGATCAATGATGCCAGCCGGATATCGCTGGTACTGAATAAAGTACAGTTACCACCGGGTTCCTGGCTGGAAGTCAGTGATGAGAACGGGGAACAAAGAACGATTTATAATAATAAAATTTTTTATGACGGGACCCAGCCACAACTCATCACCACTCCTGTCAACGGCACTCACCTGGTTATTCGTCTGACGCTGCCTAAGACCAGCAGTGCCACAGGCAACGTGATTATCGACCACTACAGTTATGTTCCTGTCGATAAAACCCGAAAAATTATTGGTACCAACCAAATGAAACTGTCTGGTTGCTATAAAACGATTAATCCGACTTTTTATGCCAAAAGCCTGGCTGTATTTGTCGCAAATGGCGGAGGTACAGGCTGGAATGTGGCAGGGGGACCCTATGCCATTACTAATCACCACGTTGCTGGTGATGCCCGCCCGGCGAGTCTGGCAATGAAATACAACTATCAGTATCCCGGCTGTCAGTCTACAGACCCGATGGAAGATACACTGACCATTCGTTCTGAATCAATTCCTGTAGCAGGCACCGGTGGAAGTGATGACTGGGCCGTAATGAAAGCCGATCCACTGGCTTATCAAGAAGCAGGAATCCGACAGATATTTGGTACTCTGGTGATTAATTCAGACTCAGAAAAAAACAGCCTGATTGGTACTCCTCTTTATGTTCCTCAGCATCCCTGGGCGTCACAAAAACGAATCACATCCTTAGATGATAATAATGCCCCCTGTGCCATTATATCAGGCGGGGATTCCAAAAGTGTGCATCATGACTGTGATACCGATGGTGGCTCATCCGGTTCGCCGTTACTTAGCCAACTGGATAATCGGGTAGTAGGGCTGCACCGTGCGGGCGGAAACGGCTATAATGCAGCGGTTCTGGGCCCTTATGTCTATCAGCAGATTAAGCAACTGATTCCGGATGCAAACCAGGCTGCCGCGGCGACAGAAGGGGAAGGTAAACTGATGGTCAGAGAAATTAATCAGGCTCCCTACCTGCCAACCGATCCGTTTGATTTGCAGGTGAATGGCCCGGTAAAAATAACCGCGCTGTATGCCGGCCGGTTACAGGATCAGGATGATTACACACTATTCTCAGCCCAGGTCCGAACCACCGACGGAAATATTGTCCCGGCAAAGATTCGTTTACAGGAAATTACCCCTTGTGGTACCGGTAACCTGTCAACCGCAGAACAATGCACCACCAGCGGAGCACGCAGCCTGAAAACTGAAATTTTAGCCAGCGATAACCCGGACCTGACCATATCCACCGGCTGGATGACCCTGCAAATATCTGACAGTACGACTAACCAACGCCTGCATAACCTGGTGATGCCATTGTCATTTAGCAGTTATGATCCCTTTACTTCACCGTTTGCTGATGACAGCGGGGTTAAAAATTATATCCTGACAGAAAAGTCAGTGCTTACTACCGATAAAATCACGATGGCAAGTAACTTTGGCTTTGTCGCGGTGAATGACGGCCAGGGACCACTGACTACGATGAGCGGAGGCACCGGCTACAGTAAAGTCAAAGTCCCGGTAAAAGATGAACAGGGGAATGTGAGTGTGATTCATTTACGAGCCAACCGGAAAACCAGTTGTAGTCCGGCGTTACGCCCAATGAATTCCACCACCGGTTGTGGTGATGTTAAGCCTGCAGCGCTGGTGATGAGTTATCTGCCGGAAGATAATCCGCAGTTAGCCGCAGGTCATTATCAGGGAATATTCCCTGTGGAAGCACAACGCGATGATTTGCAACAACCGGTATTAATCCATATCGATATTACCCGTTAA
- the atpH gene encoding F0F1 ATP synthase subunit delta: MSEFTTVARPYAKAAFDFAVEHQSIDRWQSMLAFSADVARDEQVADILSGAKAPESVSSTFIAICGDQLDENGQNLIKVMANNKRLKALPAVLEQFIQLRDAYEATAEVDVTSASELSAEQLTKISAAMEKRLSRKVKLNCKIDKSVIAGVVIQAGDMVIDGSVRGRLDRLADVLQS; the protein is encoded by the coding sequence ATGTCTGAATTTACTACTGTAGCTCGCCCCTACGCCAAAGCAGCTTTTGACTTTGCTGTTGAGCATCAAAGTATTGATCGCTGGCAATCTATGCTGGCATTTTCTGCAGATGTTGCACGTGATGAACAAGTTGCTGATATCCTTTCCGGCGCGAAAGCACCTGAATCAGTATCATCAACCTTTATTGCAATCTGCGGTGATCAACTCGATGAGAATGGCCAGAACCTGATTAAGGTAATGGCAAATAATAAACGTTTGAAAGCGCTTCCGGCCGTTTTGGAACAGTTCATTCAATTGCGCGACGCTTATGAAGCGACTGCCGAGGTTGATGTTACTTCAGCCAGTGAATTGAGTGCAGAGCAGCTGACTAAAATCAGTGCTGCGATGGAAAAACGTTTATCACGCAAAGTTAAGCTGAATTGCAAAATCGATAAGTCTGTAATTGCAGGCGTAGTCATCCAGGCTGGTGACATGGTCATTGATGGTAGCGTTCGCGGCCGTCTTGATCGCCTGGCAGACGTCTTGCAGTCTTAA